ACGGTGGCCGCAGAGATGCGGCCATCTTTATATTTCGGGGCATATTTCGGGGCGTCGATGTGAGCGATCAGTTAGCAGGCCTCGTGGATGAGGCGCGCGCAGGTGCGGACGCTGCCGCCGATATGGAGCAGGTCGAGGCGCTGCGCACCGCGCTGCTGGGCCGCAAAGGCGGCAAGCTTTCCGCCGTCATGGCAAGCCTGGCCAAGATGCCCGCCGCCGACCGGGCCGCCTTCGGCAAAGCCGCGAACGAGGCGAAAGCGGCGATCGAGGCCGCACTGAACGCTGCCCAATCGCGTATCGAAGATGCCGCGCTCGCGGGCGACCTGTCGCGCCGCTATGACGTCACGCTGTCCGCCATCCCGCCGCGCACCGGCAGCCTGCACCCCCTGCGGCGCACGCTCGACGACATCGCCGGCTTTTTCCGCTCGCGCGGCTTCGCGGTGATCACGGGTCCCGAGGTCGAGACCGAGTTCTACGCGTTCGAAGCGATGAACATCCCAGCCGACCATCCGGCGCGCGAGGGCATGGACACGTTCTATCTGCCCCCCGGCACGCTGTTGCGCCCGCACACGTCGCCGGTGCAGATGCGCGCGATGCAGGCGTACCCGCCGCCGCTCGCGGTCATCGTGCCCGGCAAAGCGTATCGCCGCGACGCGCTCGACGCGAGCCACTCCTACATGTTCCATCAGGTCGAGGGACTGCACGTCGATCGCGGCGTGACGTTCGGCCATCTCAAAGGTTTCGCCGGCGACCTGTGCCGGCATCTGATGGGCAAGACCAGGCGCACGCGGTTTCGACCCTCGTACTTCCCATTCACCGAACCGTCGGCCGAGATCGATCTGTCGTGCGGCGTGTGCGACGGCGCCGGCTGTCGCGTCTGCAAGGGCTCCGGTTGGCTCGAGATGGGCGGCTGCGGCATGGTGCATCCCAACGTTTTGAAACTTGCGGGCTACGATCCGAATGAGTTCACCGGCTGGGCGTGGGGGCTGGGCATCGAGCGCATCGCCATGTTGCGTCACGGCATCGACGACATCCGCCTGTTCACCACGAACGATCCCGCGTTCTTAGAGCAGTTCACCTGATGCGCGTGCCGTTGCGTTGGCTCGCCGACTACGTCACCACGTCGGCCGATGCACAGACGGTCGCGAACGTCCTGACCGCGCGCGGCTTCGTGGTCGACGCGGTCGAGATCCAGCCCATGCCGGAGCGCATCGTCGTCGGCAAGATCGAGGCGCTGCAGCGGCATCCCAACGCCGATCGCTTGCTGGTCGGCACGGTTGATGTCGGTACGCAGAAACTGCAGATCGTCACCGGCGCGAGCAACGTCGCCGCGGGCAATCGCGTGCCGATCGCGCTGGTCGGCGCCCAGGTCTACGAGCACGGCGCAACCGATGGCGCAGCCGGCACGACGAAGACCATACGCGCAAGCGCATTGCGGGGCGTGCAGTCCGACGGCATGATGTGCTCGTCGACGGAACTGGCATTGCCAGGAGAGTTCGAAGACGGCATCCTCATCCTCGACGACGACGCGCCCGTCGGTGAAGAGTTCTGGAGCGCCGTGCGTTTCGGCGGCGCGGTCCTCGATCTCGAAGTGCCCTCGAACCGGCCCGACTGCCTTTCGATCATCGGTTTGGCGCGCGAGGTGGCGGCGGGGCTGAACGTGCCGTGGCATGAACCGCGCTTCGAAGAGACCCTCGGGAGCGCCGCGCCGGCGATCAGCGTCGCGATCGAAGACCAGTCGCTGTGCCGCCGTTTCGTGGGCCAAAGCTTCTCCGGCGTGAAAGCGCGGCGTTCACCGATGTGGATGACCCTGCGCCTGCACGCGGCCGGCATGCGCAGCATCGATCTGCTCGTCGACGTGTCCAACTACGCCATGCTCGAGACCGGCCAGCCGCTCCATTTCTATGACGCGGCGAAGATCCACGGCGCCGCGCTGACCGCACGGGCTGCGCGCGAGGGCGAGACGGTCGTGACCCTTGACGGCGTCGAGCGCATGCTGCCGCGCGGAGCGCCTGTCATCGCCGATGCCGATGGCATCGTCGGAGTCGCAGGCGTGTTCGGCGGACAAGACACCGGTGTCAGCGAGTCGACGACTCAGCTGTTCCTTGAGGCTGCGAATTTCTCCGGACCCGCCGTGCGCCGTGCCGCCGTCGCCCTCGGCTTGCGAACTGAAGCCAGCGCGCGGCACGAAAAGGATCTGCCGCTCGAGCTTCCGGAGCTGGGCCGGCGCGCAGCCGCGGCGCTGCTCGTCGCCGCCGGCGCGGCGCCGTCCCGTGTCGTCGATGTCGG
This DNA window, taken from Candidatus Eremiobacteraceae bacterium, encodes the following:
- a CDS encoding phenylalanine--tRNA ligase subunit alpha; protein product: MSDQLAGLVDEARAGADAAADMEQVEALRTALLGRKGGKLSAVMASLAKMPAADRAAFGKAANEAKAAIEAALNAAQSRIEDAALAGDLSRRYDVTLSAIPPRTGSLHPLRRTLDDIAGFFRSRGFAVITGPEVETEFYAFEAMNIPADHPAREGMDTFYLPPGTLLRPHTSPVQMRAMQAYPPPLAVIVPGKAYRRDALDASHSYMFHQVEGLHVDRGVTFGHLKGFAGDLCRHLMGKTRRTRFRPSYFPFTEPSAEIDLSCGVCDGAGCRVCKGSGWLEMGGCGMVHPNVLKLAGYDPNEFTGWAWGLGIERIAMLRHGIDDIRLFTTNDPAFLEQFT